Proteins from one Podospora pseudoanserina strain CBS 124.78 chromosome 1, whole genome shotgun sequence genomic window:
- the SMG1 gene encoding Serine/threonine-protein kinase smg1 (EggNog:ENOG503P71Q; COG:A) has product MAPAQPELKKYLDKRLFVQLNGSRKVIGVLRGYDVFLNIVMDDAVEEKDGGEKVKLGMVVIRGNSVVMLEALERIGGDDRGGHRG; this is encoded by the exons ATGGCTCCCGCGCAACCAGAACTCAAGAAG TATCTTGACAAGCGTCTCTTCGTCCAGCTCAACGGCAGCCGCAAGGTCATTGGCGTCCTGCGCGGATACGAT GTCTTTTTAAACATTGTAATGGACGATGcggtcgaggagaaggatggcgGTGAGAAGGTCAAGCTCGGCATGGTG GTCATTCGCGGAAACTCAGTTGTCATGCTTGAAGCGCTCGAGAGAATTGGCGGCGACGACAGGGGAGGACACCGCGGCTAA